A stretch of Candidatus Gastranaerophilales bacterium DNA encodes these proteins:
- a CDS encoding TrkH family potassium uptake protein — MRPDYILSALAIVLTGFGLLALTPILVALYYCDYSSILPFISASIVSIVTGRFFAAISGARNNFNDLNKKEALLIVSLTWVMVSCIAAIPYLFYGFSLINALFEAVSGITTTGATILTNFSYPKTVFFWRAMSQWLGGMGIIILFIAVLPQFAVAGRQMFFAEVPGPTEEKITPRIRQTASLLWMVYAILTVAEIICLKIAGMPWFDSICNSLATISAGGFSPNPSSIMGYNNNEVIWVITFFMFLSGCNFALQYRVFFQGQFKALITNEEFKFYTKIFLVFSCFLAFTLMYHNHFGFSDAIRDAMFQIISIITSTGFASADFDLWANASKVLIFAMMFIGGSAGSAGGGIKVVRVLIIIKYLIREITQILHPRAVLPLKIGNMVIPADVLRQIVGFVMFYFVIFILSSGITSMIEENIVLGVTGSAATIGNIGPGFMGIGPMQSFNGLHVVTKIIYICNMLVGRLELIPFLAMLHVDFWKIKFEGKNNA; from the coding sequence ATGAGACCCGATTATATATTATCAGCTTTAGCAATAGTTTTGACAGGGTTTGGGTTATTAGCGCTTACCCCAATTTTGGTTGCATTGTATTATTGTGATTATTCTTCTATCCTTCCTTTTATTTCAGCTTCTATTGTTTCAATAGTAACAGGCAGGTTTTTTGCAGCTATATCGGGTGCAAGGAACAATTTTAACGACTTAAATAAAAAAGAAGCGCTTTTAATTGTATCTTTGACCTGGGTAATGGTTTCCTGTATAGCCGCTATACCTTATCTGTTTTACGGATTTTCTCTTATCAATGCCTTATTTGAGGCAGTGTCAGGGATTACCACCACAGGTGCTACAATTCTGACCAATTTTTCATATCCCAAAACAGTGTTCTTTTGGCGAGCAATGAGCCAATGGCTTGGCGGTATGGGTATTATAATCTTGTTTATAGCTGTTTTACCGCAATTTGCGGTAGCAGGACGGCAAATGTTCTTTGCAGAAGTTCCCGGTCCTACGGAAGAAAAAATTACTCCGAGAATAAGACAAACAGCAAGTTTGTTATGGATGGTCTATGCTATTCTAACCGTTGCGGAGATAATTTGTTTGAAAATAGCCGGTATGCCATGGTTTGACAGTATTTGTAATTCACTTGCAACTATTTCCGCAGGCGGGTTTTCCCCCAACCCTTCGAGTATAATGGGGTATAATAATAATGAGGTTATTTGGGTTATTACATTTTTTATGTTTTTGTCGGGCTGTAACTTTGCTTTGCAGTACAGAGTGTTTTTTCAAGGTCAGTTTAAGGCTTTGATAACCAATGAAGAGTTCAAATTTTATACTAAAATCTTTTTGGTCTTTTCGTGCTTTTTAGCTTTTACGCTCATGTATCACAATCATTTCGGTTTTAGTGATGCGATAAGAGATGCAATGTTTCAGATTATATCAATTATTACTTCAACAGGATTTGCATCGGCTGATTTTGATTTATGGGCAAATGCTTCAAAAGTATTGATTTTTGCAATGATGTTTATAGGGGGCAGTGCAGGCAGCGCAGGCGGCGGTATAAAAGTTGTGAGGGTTTTAATTATTATAAAATACTTAATAAGAGAAATTACCCAGATTCTTCACCCGAGAGCGGTATTGCCTTTGAAAATAGGCAATATGGTAATCCCTGCGGATGTTTTAAGACAGATTGTCGGTTTCGTTATGTTTTATTTTGTAATTTTTATTTTATCATCGGGGATTACATCCATGATTGAGGAAAATATTGTCCTGGGTGTAACAGGCAGTGCCGCCACGATAGGCAATATTGGTCCAGGATTTATGGGTATAGGTCCTATGCAGAGTTTTAACGGTTTGCATGTTGTTACAAAAATTATATATATATGTAACATGCTGGTAGGAAGACTTGAATTAATTCCGTTTCTTGCTATGCTTCATGTAGATTTTTGGAAGATTAAATTTGAGGGCAAGAATAATGCTTAA